One region of Priestia megaterium genomic DNA includes:
- a CDS encoding HAD-IIIA family hydrolase has protein sequence MIEAIFLDRDGTIGGSNDIQYPGDFQLFPQAKQAIKDIKKQNIPLFSFTNQPDVAKGKVNKSQFISELLAFGFDDVYLCPHEDSDACSCRKPNPGMLLKAAEEHSLNLANCIVIGDRWKDLVAASAAGAHCILVLTGAGHDTLHERGKWADVQPAFIAANIQEAVEFIFTSLSSQPILSHSHTR, from the coding sequence ATGATTGAAGCAATATTTTTAGACCGAGACGGAACGATTGGAGGCAGTAATGACATTCAATATCCAGGTGATTTTCAGCTGTTCCCCCAAGCAAAGCAAGCGATTAAAGACATAAAAAAACAAAACATTCCGCTGTTTTCCTTTACGAATCAGCCCGATGTTGCAAAAGGAAAGGTAAATAAATCACAGTTTATCTCTGAACTTTTAGCTTTTGGATTTGATGATGTTTACCTTTGTCCTCATGAAGATTCAGACGCCTGTTCGTGCCGCAAACCAAACCCCGGCATGCTGTTAAAAGCAGCGGAGGAGCACAGCTTAAATTTGGCTAACTGCATCGTGATTGGCGACCGGTGGAAAGACCTAGTAGCGGCCAGTGCAGCAGGCGCTCACTGCATTTTAGTGTTAACAGGAGCCGGGCATGACACGTTACATGAACGAGGAAAATGGGCTGATGTACAACCAGCCTTTATTGCAGCCAATATACAGGAAGCTGTTGAATTTATCTTTACATCACTGAGTTCACAGCCGATACTATCGCATTCACATACTCGTTGA
- a CDS encoding poly-gamma-glutamate hydrolase family protein: MRDVYQSFQELSQCERAGIDYEIECVIRRREIVVLAIHGGTMEIGTEEVAEKIAEKLNATVYVFKTLKTENPFELHVTSANYDEEMARHLVKKSEVTISLHGAYSDVCTTYIGGRDEKLEKAVRHALSGFPISETPVHLKGVSPRNIANDNQRHKGLQLEITTPQYEQLLQDEQLFNEYVNAIVSAVNSVM, encoded by the coding sequence ATGAGGGATGTGTATCAAAGTTTTCAAGAATTATCTCAGTGTGAACGAGCGGGAATTGATTACGAAATAGAGTGTGTCATTCGCCGGAGAGAAATTGTCGTGCTTGCGATTCACGGAGGAACGATGGAAATTGGGACAGAAGAAGTAGCGGAAAAAATAGCAGAAAAGCTGAACGCAACGGTGTACGTATTTAAAACGCTGAAAACAGAAAATCCGTTTGAATTGCACGTTACGTCTGCAAACTACGATGAAGAAATGGCCCGTCATCTTGTGAAAAAATCAGAGGTCACCATTTCTCTTCACGGTGCCTATAGCGATGTCTGCACAACTTATATTGGAGGAAGAGACGAAAAGTTAGAAAAAGCGGTGCGTCATGCACTCTCAGGTTTTCCAATCAGTGAAACGCCCGTACATTTAAAAGGCGTTTCACCTCGAAATATCGCCAACGACAATCAGCGGCATAAAGGACTGCAGCTTGAAATCACCACTCCGCAGTATGAACAATTATTACAGGATGAGCAACTGTTCAACGAGTATGTGAATGCGATAGTATCGGCTGTGAACTCAGTGATGTAA
- a CDS encoding TetR/AcrR family transcriptional regulator has translation MSTYDDILLAATQVVQRDGVGNLTLEKVAKEAGVSKGGLLYHFSSKDELIQQMLYSVTKQYDDGLHVQIEHDDAPGKWSRAYLAETLHDLQREQAMSAGLLAGIATNPELLQHLQTHYEKWQQHIEQDGIDPVLATIVRLAADGLWFSQMFGLAPVDPDMQKQIQQQLRKLTEEGFR, from the coding sequence GTGTCTACATATGATGATATATTGCTTGCGGCCACTCAGGTTGTACAGCGTGACGGCGTTGGAAATTTAACGCTCGAAAAAGTAGCAAAAGAAGCCGGTGTTAGTAAAGGCGGCTTGTTGTACCACTTCTCATCAAAAGATGAATTGATTCAGCAAATGCTGTACTCAGTCACAAAGCAATATGATGACGGGCTACACGTGCAAATTGAACATGATGATGCTCCTGGCAAATGGAGCCGGGCTTATCTCGCTGAGACGCTTCATGACCTTCAGCGTGAACAAGCGATGAGCGCAGGGTTGCTTGCAGGTATTGCAACGAATCCTGAACTTCTGCAGCACCTTCAAACACACTATGAAAAGTGGCAGCAGCATATTGAACAAGACGGCATTGACCCTGTCCTTGCTACCATCGTGCGCTTAGCAGCCGATGGATTATGGTTCAGCCAAATGTTTGGGCTCGCACCCGTGGATCCAGACATGCAAAAACAGATTCAACAACAACTTCGGAAATTAACAGAGGAGGGTTTTCGATGA
- a CDS encoding DMT family transporter yields MKAYLFLAIAISSELFGTSMLKASNGFTKFWPSLGVLLGFGLAFYALSTSLQHIPLSVAYAIWSGVGTAVTAVIGVVIWKESGSLTMVFGIVLIIAGVILLNLKSVAH; encoded by the coding sequence ATGAAAGCCTATTTATTTTTAGCAATTGCAATTAGTTCAGAATTATTTGGTACATCTATGTTAAAAGCATCAAACGGATTTACAAAATTTTGGCCTAGTCTTGGTGTTTTATTAGGATTTGGTCTTGCTTTCTATGCGCTTTCCACATCACTTCAGCACATTCCACTCAGCGTTGCATACGCCATTTGGTCTGGTGTAGGAACTGCTGTGACAGCTGTAATTGGCGTAGTCATTTGGAAAGAAAGCGGCAGTCTTACGATGGTATTTGGCATCGTATTAATCATTGCAGGAGTCATTCTTTTAAATTTAAAATCAGTGGCTCATTAA